From a single Gemmatimonadales bacterium genomic region:
- a CDS encoding GWxTD domain-containing protein, producing MPLSCLWLAVATVPAVSQSARDRDLLAFQDSLAAASGNEALRALEKPLIAAARRNRSNPAVHVRLGMIALRLGESSGAVSEFKWATQLAPQWGAAWFGLGQAELALGEGADTTRVGRRAFLSRDSWDRAIVAFSRALLADTSVAGAMEGIARDRLQRDQRPSALVVRDGFRRAVQQRTRNAESMLGLGRVEALLGDTTAALTVFAEAAEVPGGRARGLLEGVRLRLTRAEPEALRTYYEVAAVDDAALVAQLRQDIAWIATADELARYDAVSGAERAAFLEGFWTHRDREDLRPTGQRLPEHYRRLAQALRDYRNPFDQRVSVFVRHGAPDSRATLRVAGVTPNESWRYRRPEGDLFVHFTAGADTTNYRIVESVFDVAGGLPAGSPAGDEAGDRDSALADQLLRSRAQLAPFYQAAVDGRRDQLEVFKRQERDLGTAGRNLALTTDRYPLRFEGDLPARVQIAALTGRADAGEIDALFLIQAFVLDSVAAGDQPVPVRVRMVAWDDRNLAVRALDTTLSLVREPGPSGQVLRGQAGLSLPAGFYNARMAIESGNRGAIVSREGLAVGSLGAATLSELALGRAGASAVWSLAGAAGPVVAEPDPVFDRGAVLELSADLIGFASEGARARAMVRPIRQDGKTERWRNWPHAGDWQPVAGRESVGSRARLMLPLRGLRAGRYEVELLVEQGETSARRRAAFAVVEAAR from the coding sequence GTGCCGCTTTCGTGTCTGTGGCTGGCGGTGGCGACGGTTCCGGCCGTTTCGCAGTCGGCCCGTGATCGCGACCTGCTGGCTTTCCAGGACTCGCTGGCGGCCGCCTCTGGCAACGAGGCGTTGCGCGCGCTCGAGAAGCCCCTGATCGCCGCCGCTCGGCGGAATCGCTCGAATCCTGCAGTGCATGTCCGGCTCGGCATGATTGCGCTCCGGCTCGGTGAATCCTCCGGGGCCGTGTCCGAGTTCAAGTGGGCGACGCAGTTGGCGCCGCAGTGGGGTGCGGCCTGGTTCGGATTGGGGCAGGCTGAACTGGCGCTGGGTGAAGGCGCCGACACCACCCGGGTCGGTCGGCGGGCCTTCTTGTCGCGCGATTCCTGGGACCGCGCCATCGTGGCGTTCAGTCGGGCGTTGCTGGCGGATACCAGCGTGGCCGGCGCGATGGAAGGCATTGCCCGGGATCGGCTCCAGCGCGATCAGCGCCCCTCGGCGCTGGTGGTGCGCGACGGGTTTCGGCGTGCCGTGCAGCAGCGGACTCGCAACGCGGAGAGCATGCTCGGGCTGGGACGGGTCGAAGCGCTGCTGGGCGACACGACCGCGGCGCTGACCGTGTTTGCCGAGGCTGCGGAGGTACCGGGTGGCCGGGCTCGAGGTCTGCTGGAGGGTGTTCGCCTTCGTCTGACGCGGGCGGAGCCGGAGGCGCTGCGGACCTACTATGAAGTCGCGGCGGTCGACGACGCTGCCCTGGTGGCGCAACTGCGTCAGGACATCGCCTGGATTGCGACGGCGGACGAGCTGGCGCGGTATGACGCCGTGTCTGGCGCCGAGCGCGCGGCTTTTCTCGAAGGCTTTTGGACTCATCGGGATCGCGAAGATCTGCGCCCCACCGGACAGCGTTTGCCGGAACACTATCGGCGGCTGGCGCAGGCGCTGCGTGATTATCGGAATCCCTTCGATCAGCGGGTCAGTGTCTTCGTGCGGCATGGGGCCCCCGACAGTCGGGCGACGCTCCGGGTGGCTGGAGTGACGCCCAACGAGTCTTGGCGCTATCGGCGTCCGGAGGGCGACCTCTTCGTGCACTTCACCGCGGGCGCCGACACCACCAATTATCGGATCGTCGAGAGCGTCTTCGATGTCGCGGGCGGGCTGCCGGCCGGATCGCCGGCTGGTGACGAGGCCGGCGACCGTGACTCGGCGCTGGCCGATCAGCTGCTTCGCTCGCGGGCGCAGCTCGCTCCGTTCTATCAGGCGGCGGTGGACGGGCGGCGGGATCAGCTCGAGGTCTTCAAGCGCCAGGAACGGGATCTTGGCACGGCGGGCCGGAACCTCGCCCTGACGACGGATCGTTACCCCCTCCGCTTCGAGGGTGACCTGCCTGCGCGCGTCCAGATTGCGGCGCTGACCGGGCGGGCCGATGCCGGGGAGATCGACGCGCTCTTCCTGATCCAGGCGTTTGTGCTCGACTCCGTCGCCGCCGGGGATCAGCCGGTACCGGTCCGGGTTCGCATGGTGGCATGGGACGATCGCAACCTGGCTGTCCGGGCGCTCGATACGACGCTGTCGCTGGTGCGCGAGCCGGGGCCGAGCGGGCAGGTGCTGCGAGGTCAGGCCGGGTTGTCGCTGCCCGCGGGGTTCTACAATGCGCGGATGGCAATCGAGTCGGGCAACCGCGGTGCCATCGTCAGTCGCGAGGGGTTGGCGGTCGGCAGTCTGGGGGCGGCAACGCTCTCGGAACTGGCGCTGGGCCGGGCTGGCGCGAGTGCCGTCTGGTCGCTTGCGGGCGCCGCCGGCCCGGTGGTCGCGGAGCCGGATCCGGTCTTCGATCGCGGCGCCGTGCTCGAGCTGTCGGCCGATCTGATCGGCTTTGCCTCGGAGGGCGCGCGGGCGCGCGCGATGGTTCGCCCGATCCGGCAGGATGGCAAGACCGAGCGCTGGCGAAATTGGCCCCATGCCGGGGATTGGCAGCCGGTTGCCGGGCGGGAATCAGTCGGGTCGCGTGCCCGACTGATGCTGCCCCTGCGCGGGCTGCGCGCCGGTCGCTATGAAGTCGAGTTGCTGGTGGAGCAGGGAGAGACGAGCGCTCGGCGCCGGGCCGCATTTGCGGTCGTCGAGGCGGCCCGGTAG
- a CDS encoding N-acetylmuramoyl-L-alanine amidase, producing the protein MTAACYRAPALGVFLLLAMLVSGVQAQEAAWQRAAMPAADGPLAIRLVYPSQADRVDVEDSSFVFGSVGDGRAAVTVNGQPARVTRNGAFIAWIRYPAESPARLVIEARRGSERATTVVTVQRTERFDPPATGPWIDPQSLSPRGRVWWPAEEALPLSVRASEGATVSLVLPGGRRILLSPTGSPAPVPAGLRAFDRDTARLRRPGRGDRYAGAVRGLAIGSLGPVLGAERATPTPVRPLRLEAVRGRDTVRVDWPLAVALLDSMPAAVRLDDSGASAASRDGITTGRAHPGATYHWFFPAGTLAQLSGRINDDLRIRLGSATEAWVPLAEALAQPAAVVAARARVDAVTVTSLPDRVSIRIPIDYRVPYRIEEESRRLTLRLYGASGNPAWIRHGPGDTLVTATDWRQVGSEVELSFQLDAPLIGYRARWDRNDLLLEIRRPRAVNRARPLAGRLIVVDPGHPPGGSTGPSGLREAEATLAVALLLEPMLTDAGARVIMTRRGAGAVGLIDRVRLADSVDADLMLSIHGNALPDGVPPEPNHGSSVFYFHPRSADLARRIQARLVEELGTRDLGIARGDLAVVRPTWMPAVLAEGLFMMWPEHEAWLRSEEGRRRYARALKAGLEDYFRHRSAD; encoded by the coding sequence ATGACAGCGGCTTGTTACCGAGCCCCCGCCCTGGGGGTCTTCCTGCTGCTTGCCATGCTGGTCTCCGGGGTGCAGGCGCAGGAAGCGGCGTGGCAGCGGGCCGCCATGCCTGCTGCCGACGGGCCGCTGGCCATTCGTCTCGTCTATCCGAGTCAGGCTGATCGCGTCGATGTCGAGGACTCGAGCTTCGTGTTCGGCTCGGTGGGGGACGGACGCGCCGCGGTCACCGTCAATGGCCAGCCTGCCCGGGTCACCCGCAATGGCGCCTTCATTGCCTGGATCCGGTACCCGGCCGAATCCCCCGCGCGGCTGGTGATCGAAGCCCGCCGGGGCAGCGAGCGGGCCACCACTGTCGTCACCGTCCAGCGGACCGAGCGATTCGATCCGCCGGCCACCGGGCCCTGGATCGACCCTCAATCGCTCTCGCCGAGGGGGCGGGTCTGGTGGCCGGCTGAGGAAGCCCTGCCGCTCTCGGTTCGGGCCAGCGAAGGCGCCACCGTCAGCCTAGTGTTGCCGGGCGGTCGGCGGATCCTGTTGAGCCCAACGGGCTCGCCGGCCCCGGTGCCCGCCGGCCTGCGGGCCTTCGATCGGGACACGGCCCGGCTCCGTCGCCCGGGCCGGGGTGATCGGTATGCCGGCGCGGTCCGCGGCCTGGCCATCGGTTCGTTAGGCCCGGTCCTCGGTGCGGAGCGAGCGACCCCGACCCCGGTGCGTCCGCTCCGGCTCGAGGCGGTGCGCGGTCGGGATACGGTTCGGGTCGACTGGCCCCTGGCGGTCGCGCTGCTCGACTCGATGCCGGCGGCGGTGCGGCTCGACGACAGCGGGGCCAGCGCAGCCTCGCGCGACGGCATCACCACCGGTCGGGCGCACCCCGGGGCAACCTACCACTGGTTTTTTCCGGCCGGCACGCTGGCGCAGCTGTCGGGGCGGATCAACGACGACCTGCGGATCCGGCTGGGTTCCGCGACCGAGGCGTGGGTGCCGCTGGCCGAAGCTCTGGCCCAGCCGGCGGCCGTGGTGGCGGCCCGAGCGCGGGTCGATGCCGTGACGGTCACCTCGTTGCCGGACCGGGTCTCGATCCGGATCCCGATCGACTATCGGGTGCCCTACCGGATCGAGGAGGAGTCGCGACGACTCACGCTTCGGCTCTACGGAGCAAGCGGCAATCCGGCTTGGATCCGCCACGGACCGGGTGACACGCTCGTCACGGCGACCGACTGGCGCCAGGTGGGCAGCGAGGTGGAGCTGAGCTTCCAGCTCGACGCGCCGCTGATCGGGTACCGGGCGCGCTGGGATCGCAACGATTTGCTGCTGGAGATTCGGCGCCCGCGGGCGGTCAACCGGGCGCGACCGCTGGCCGGGCGGCTGATCGTGGTCGACCCGGGCCACCCGCCGGGTGGCAGCACTGGCCCGAGCGGCCTTCGTGAGGCGGAGGCGACCCTTGCCGTGGCGCTGCTGTTGGAGCCGATGCTGACCGACGCCGGGGCTCGCGTGATCATGACTCGTCGAGGCGCCGGCGCGGTCGGGCTGATCGACCGGGTCCGTCTCGCCGACAGCGTCGATGCCGACCTGATGCTCTCGATCCATGGCAACGCCCTGCCCGACGGTGTGCCTCCCGAGCCCAATCACGGCTCGAGCGTGTTCTACTTCCACCCGCGGAGCGCCGACCTGGCCCGACGGATTCAGGCTCGCCTGGTCGAGGAGTTGGGAACTCGTGATCTCGGCATTGCCCGCGGCGACCTGGCCGTGGTGCGCCCGACCTGGATGCCCGCCGTGCTGGCGGAAGGGTTGTTCATGATGTGGCCGGAGCACGAGGCCTGGCTCCGTTCGGAGGAGGGCCGACGCCGCTACGCCCGGGCGCTCAAGGCCGGGCTCGAGGACTACTTCCGTCATCGCTCCGCCGATTGA
- a CDS encoding serine/threonine protein kinase: MIVKVCPVCGTNYPDEAAFCARDRTPLGASATGLVGRLLAERYQIERKLGEGGMGEVYLARHILMGRASAIKVMSATLGRDPDAINRFNREATNASRIDHPNVCAVYDFGVTPEGQLFLAMEYLEGPTLTAALARGPLTLERAGALLTQCAAGLTAAHELGIVHRDLKPDNIMLVERRGRETAKLVDFGIAKAGSADGSQRVTRTGFVVGTPEYMSPEQLSSDEIDGRSDQYSLALVFCRMLTGALPFTASSAQETLAKRLTEPPQPLTTLAPDRQFPSGLQAVINRALARQPGERYPTVEAFAEAVNAALTAEDPVVLPRTRVVAGVRHRGRLALAGAGVVVVAAVAWATLRPPGQPTTLVAADTATVALTAVPPDSGDLGSNAPVNSEVATPPPTAPPPQATTGAAAPPPVAAVVPRDEDFDDAHSDQAARMAPLAKAIADDVSRPSDLRANMAFNYASYLATRFGNRREAYRYYKLSCDLVPKPSCQAVLADFKDTP, from the coding sequence ATGATCGTGAAGGTCTGCCCCGTTTGCGGTACCAACTATCCTGACGAGGCGGCATTCTGCGCCCGCGACCGCACCCCCCTCGGTGCGAGCGCTACCGGATTGGTGGGACGGCTGCTCGCCGAGCGCTATCAGATCGAGCGCAAACTGGGCGAGGGCGGGATGGGCGAGGTCTACCTGGCCCGTCACATCCTGATGGGCCGCGCCTCCGCCATCAAAGTGATGAGCGCCACCCTGGGCCGCGACCCCGACGCCATCAATCGCTTCAACCGCGAAGCCACCAACGCCAGCCGGATCGATCACCCCAACGTGTGCGCCGTCTACGACTTCGGCGTCACGCCCGAGGGACAGCTCTTCCTGGCCATGGAGTATCTCGAGGGGCCCACCCTGACGGCGGCCCTGGCCCGCGGTCCGCTCACCCTGGAGCGGGCTGGTGCGCTCCTGACCCAGTGCGCGGCCGGACTGACCGCGGCCCACGAGCTCGGTATCGTCCACCGCGACCTCAAGCCCGACAACATCATGCTGGTCGAGCGCCGAGGACGAGAAACGGCCAAACTGGTCGATTTCGGGATTGCCAAGGCCGGCAGCGCGGATGGATCGCAGCGGGTCACCCGAACCGGCTTCGTGGTCGGGACCCCCGAGTACATGAGCCCTGAGCAGCTGTCGAGCGACGAGATCGACGGTCGCAGCGACCAGTACTCGCTGGCGCTGGTCTTTTGCCGGATGCTGACCGGGGCGCTTCCCTTCACCGCCAGCTCCGCACAGGAAACCCTGGCCAAGCGACTCACCGAGCCTCCCCAGCCGCTGACCACCCTGGCCCCGGATCGGCAGTTTCCGAGCGGGCTCCAGGCGGTGATCAACCGGGCGCTGGCTCGGCAGCCGGGCGAGCGCTATCCGACGGTCGAGGCCTTTGCCGAGGCCGTCAACGCCGCGCTGACGGCCGAGGACCCGGTGGTGCTCCCCCGAACCCGCGTCGTCGCAGGGGTCCGGCACCGGGGCCGGCTGGCGCTCGCGGGAGCTGGCGTGGTGGTAGTCGCTGCCGTGGCCTGGGCGACCCTGCGACCGCCTGGCCAGCCGACCACGCTGGTCGCTGCGGACACCGCCACCGTCGCGCTGACCGCGGTGCCACCTGACAGCGGAGATCTCGGGTCGAACGCTCCGGTGAACAGCGAGGTGGCAACCCCGCCGCCGACGGCGCCACCGCCCCAGGCGACCACCGGGGCAGCCGCCCCCCCGCCGGTTGCAGCGGTCGTGCCTCGTGACGAAGATTTCGACGATGCCCACAGCGACCAGGCTGCCCGGATGGCGCCGCTGGCCAAAGCCATTGCCGACGACGTGAGCCGGCCCAGCGACCTCCGGGCCAACATGGCTTTCAACTACGCGTCCTACCTGGCGACTAGATTCGGGAACAGGCGCGAGGCATACCGGTACTACAAGCTGTCGTGCGACCTGGTGCCGAAACCCAGTTGCCAGGCAGTACTCGCCGATTTCAAGGACACCCCATGA
- a CDS encoding serine/threonine-protein phosphatase, with protein MSGRNAIVLEIAALTDLGRTRDHNEDTYLVADLTRGTTDVLTSSRAELGPKGSLFLVADGMGGAAAGELASALAADTIFETLRASWTSEGAAEPDAFARQIKAAVEAANDRIHRYAAEHQESRGMGTTATVVGVLGNRLHLAQVGDSRAYLVRDGRAVQLTKDQSLIQRLIDAGELTEDQAAQSERRNIILQALGPDARIRVDVTYQDIASGDILILCSDGLSGQVTRDEIGRLAAETPVLADLPGQLVALANERGGPDNITVVAVRFEGAGLPAPAAADDLGYHAHPSIDSSDEQPVQILATPVNTDAVIATDEEETPPIRRTRRTGSPAMMAAIGVAILLGLLAIFLLVA; from the coding sequence ATGAGCGGTCGCAACGCCATCGTGCTCGAGATCGCTGCCCTCACCGATCTGGGTCGGACCCGCGATCACAACGAGGACACCTACCTCGTTGCGGACCTGACCAGGGGCACGACCGACGTGCTCACCAGCAGCCGGGCGGAATTGGGTCCCAAAGGGTCCCTGTTTCTCGTGGCCGACGGGATGGGCGGTGCGGCGGCGGGCGAACTCGCAAGCGCGCTCGCTGCGGATACGATCTTCGAAACGCTGCGCGCCTCCTGGACCTCTGAGGGGGCAGCAGAACCCGACGCCTTTGCCAGGCAAATCAAGGCCGCGGTCGAGGCGGCCAACGATCGGATCCACCGCTACGCCGCCGAGCACCAGGAATCGCGCGGGATGGGCACCACGGCAACGGTCGTCGGAGTGCTCGGAAACCGGCTGCACCTGGCGCAGGTGGGCGACAGCCGCGCCTATCTCGTTCGCGACGGTCGGGCGGTCCAGCTCACCAAGGACCAATCCTTGATCCAGCGCCTGATCGACGCCGGCGAGCTGACCGAAGACCAGGCCGCCCAGAGCGAACGGCGCAACATTATTCTGCAGGCCCTGGGGCCCGACGCGCGAATTCGCGTCGACGTGACCTATCAGGACATTGCCAGCGGCGACATCCTGATCCTCTGTTCCGATGGTCTGTCCGGTCAGGTCACCCGTGATGAGATCGGTCGACTGGCGGCGGAAACACCAGTCCTGGCCGACCTGCCCGGCCAGCTCGTGGCCCTTGCCAACGAGCGCGGCGGACCCGACAACATCACGGTCGTGGCGGTCCGCTTCGAAGGCGCCGGGCTGCCGGCGCCAGCGGCGGCGGACGACCTGGGCTACCATGCGCACCCGTCGATCGACAGCTCCGACGAGCAGCCGGTCCAGATCCTCGCGACTCCGGTGAACACCGACGCGGTCATCGCGACCGACGAGGAGGAGACGCCTCCGATCCGTCGGACGCGGCGGACCGGCTCGCCCGCGATGATGGCAGCCATCGGTGTCGCCATCCTGCTGGGCCTGCTCGCCATCTTCCTGCTCGTCGCCTGA
- a CDS encoding FHA domain-containing protein gives MYAQFRYRGGPRAGEVTVVGNDFVTIGRHPASDLAFDPERDLEVSVRHAAVFKQGGSFLIRDLASSNGTFRNGKRIRGDQPIEPGDVLRFGPSGPEVEFSIATSYAPTRSDVPAIDQTPTEIFGPRTGTAQRVQREVVRQTRPWKALALAAVALAVIAAGIGGWQLYRTRTELTAQRTELMGRIDQLLARLDQGRPADAGVRAALAEARHEVDQLKTAVTAQASSAAALDTLSRAVVRVAERPERVLAAATLDPASASGRHRAAVAVIAAESPAGRAVSGTGFAVRSTADTVWLATARHLVRDAAGVVAARIAVIFDGSAQAFRGAIAGVHDSADVAIVRAVIRGGAGAAVTLADRVAVGDAVALYGYPFGLDSLGDWRQSGVRGRSSVGTVAETRAGGFDIDGYGTYGSSGSPVFTPDGQVVGLVSGRAEEAGRLVVVPAAAIRRALDRPRP, from the coding sequence ATGTACGCTCAATTCCGATACCGCGGCGGCCCCCGGGCCGGCGAGGTCACCGTCGTTGGCAACGATTTCGTGACCATCGGGCGCCATCCGGCGTCCGACCTGGCCTTCGACCCGGAACGCGACCTCGAAGTGTCAGTCCGCCACGCTGCCGTCTTCAAGCAAGGCGGATCCTTTCTGATCCGCGACCTGGCATCGAGCAACGGCACCTTCCGCAACGGTAAACGAATCCGCGGCGACCAGCCGATCGAGCCCGGGGACGTGCTGCGCTTCGGTCCTTCGGGCCCGGAGGTCGAGTTCTCGATCGCCACCTCGTACGCACCAACCAGGTCAGACGTCCCGGCCATCGACCAGACCCCGACCGAGATTTTCGGCCCCCGAACCGGCACGGCCCAACGGGTTCAACGCGAAGTGGTGAGGCAGACCCGACCGTGGAAGGCGCTTGCGCTGGCTGCGGTGGCGCTGGCAGTGATTGCGGCCGGCATCGGCGGCTGGCAGCTCTATCGGACCCGCACCGAGTTGACTGCGCAGCGCACCGAGCTGATGGGCCGAATCGACCAGTTGCTGGCCCGCCTCGACCAGGGCCGCCCCGCCGATGCCGGAGTCCGCGCCGCACTGGCGGAGGCCCGACACGAGGTCGATCAGCTCAAGACGGCGGTGACAGCGCAGGCGTCGAGTGCGGCGGCGCTCGATACGCTGTCCCGTGCCGTGGTGAGGGTGGCCGAGCGACCCGAGCGGGTCCTGGCTGCCGCGACTCTGGATCCGGCCAGCGCGAGTGGTCGGCATCGCGCTGCCGTTGCCGTGATTGCCGCCGAGTCGCCCGCCGGTCGGGCGGTATCGGGAACCGGGTTTGCAGTTCGGAGCACGGCCGACACCGTCTGGCTGGCGACCGCCCGTCATCTCGTTCGCGACGCCGCGGGTGTTGTCGCGGCGCGCATCGCGGTGATCTTCGACGGGTCAGCCCAGGCATTTCGTGGTGCGATTGCCGGGGTGCATGACAGCGCCGACGTCGCCATCGTCCGCGCCGTGATCCGCGGCGGCGCCGGAGCGGCGGTAACCCTGGCCGATCGCGTCGCCGTGGGCGATGCGGTGGCGCTCTATGGCTATCCGTTCGGGCTCGATTCCCTGGGAGACTGGCGCCAGTCGGGCGTCCGGGGACGCAGCTCGGTGGGCACGGTCGCGGAAACGCGGGCAGGCGGGTTCGACATCGACGGCTACGGTACCTACGGATCGAGCGGCAGCCCGGTCTTCACGCCGGACGGCCAGGTCGTCGGTCTCGTCTCCGGCCGTGCGGAGGAGGCGGGCCGCCTGGTCGTGGTGCCGGCCGCGGCCATTCGCCGGGCGCTCGACCGACCCCGCCCTTGA